In a single window of the Anguilla rostrata isolate EN2019 chromosome 4, ASM1855537v3, whole genome shotgun sequence genome:
- the larp6b gene encoding la-related protein 6b isoform X2, giving the protein MFSGSERDVLCAGMNSSELFKPHLFPEDGLYDSMDGSSTELTDMFEEDCHEGEAWSLPVADLQHKITAQLESYLSNENLAEDAFLLKHVQRNRMGYVSLKLLTSFKKIRELTRDWRITLAAARSSQLLEVNEEGTKVCRKEPVPNWLLCIPTTKLLLAWNLLGEHSAEESSRGVEQQGLMETAMKLFACYGTISSLRILRPGKELPAELRRYSSKHFELGRKLCAVVEYEYLEGARKAYEALREEGRLSAGRGVRVALLGNRGTRKLSCSQDPTEEESEDPEDEKMSAKKPNRKAKRYPYTLEDSALYSSSESDFAPASPKPNRRVTRPKALYGSPLTIPLVSSYRSDPYSNPLVSPLGSPLLPRKLFVAGHTPSPLVTPEFSGSPLSSGPGSFGRSKYSGDCSQDSAIAGSPWVWRRKTAAQAFFPEKFYPHSPGQLKRPWALVEVVRQPTGPDGSRGFYNHFRGGKTVATTLTSQTF; this is encoded by the exons ATGTTCTCAGGGTCGGAAAGAGATGTCCTGTGCGCCGGGATGAACAGCTCCGAACTCTTCAAGCCACACTTATTTCCCGAGGACGGGTTATACGACAGCATGGATGG AAGTTCCACTGAACTAACCGACATGTTTGAAGAAGATTGCCATGAAGGTGAAGCCTGGAGTCTACCAGTTGCAGATTTGCAGCATAAAATTACAGCTCAGTTGGAGAGCTACCTTTCCAATGAGAATTTGGCTGAGGATGCCTTCCTCCTTAAACACGTACAGAGAAACAGGATGGGTTATGTTAGCCTTAAATTGCTAACTTCTTTTAAAAAG ATTCGGGAGCTGACACGAGATTGGCGCATCACCCTAGCAGCAGCCCGAAGCTCACAGCTGCTGGAGGTGAACGAGGAGGGGACAAAGGTGTGCCGGAAGGAGCCTGTGCCAAATTGGCTGCTGTGTATTCCCACCACTAAATTGCTGTTGGCCTGGAACCTGCTGGGTGAACACTCTGCTGAGGAGTCCAGTCGTGGGGTGGAGCAGCAGGGCCTGATGGAGACTGCCATGAAGCTTTTTGCCTGCTACGGAACCATCTCCTCCCTCCGCATCCTGCGTCCTGGCAAGGAGTTGCCTGCAGAGCTGAGAAGATACAGCAGTAAACACTTTGAGCTTGGTCGCAAACTCTGCGCAGTGGTGGAGTATGAATATTTGGAAGGGGCCCGTAAGGCTTACGAGGCCCTGCGGGAAGAGGGCCGGTTGAGCGCAGGGAGAGGAGTGCGAGTGGCTCTCCTAGGTAACCGGGGCACACGGAAGCTGAGCTGCAGCCAGGACCCCACAGAAGAGGAGTCTGAGGACCCTGAGGACGAGAAGATGTCTGCCAAAAAGCCAAACCGAAAGGCTAAACGCTACCCATACACCTTGGAGGATTCTGCTCTCTACAGCTCCTCAGAATCAGACTTTGCCCCGGCCTCACCTAAACCAAACCGCAGGGTCACCCGGCCAAAGGCTCTATATGGCAGCCCCCTTACCATCCCACTAGTGTCCTCATATCGCTCAGATCCTTACAGCAATCCCTTGGTTAGTCCCCTGGGAAGCCCACTCCTACCCCGCAAGCTGTTTGTGGCTGGCCACACTCCCTCTCCACTAGTTACGCCAGAGTTCAGTGGCAGTCCTTTGTCAAGTGGCCCTGGTAGCTTCGGTAGGAGCAAGTACTCAGGAGACTGCTCCCAGGACAGTGCCATTGCAGGGAGCCCTTGGGTCTGGCGCCGAAAGACTGCTGCCCAAGCTTTCTTCCCTGAAAAATTCTACCCCCACTCACCCGGACAGCTGAAGAGGCCCTGGGCATTGGTGGAAGTGGTGCGGCAACCAACTGGACCTGATGGCTCTAGGGGCTTCTACAACCATtttagagggggaaaaactgttGCGACCACACTGACGTCTCAAACTTTTTAG
- the larp6b gene encoding la-related protein 6b isoform X1 yields the protein MFSGSERDVLCAGMNSSELFKPHLFPEDGLYDSMDGSSTELTDMFEEDCHEGEAWSLPVADLQHKITAQLESYLSNENLAEDAFLLKHVQRNRMGYVSLKLLTSFKKSFHVLQIRELTRDWRITLAAARSSQLLEVNEEGTKVCRKEPVPNWLLCIPTTKLLLAWNLLGEHSAEESSRGVEQQGLMETAMKLFACYGTISSLRILRPGKELPAELRRYSSKHFELGRKLCAVVEYEYLEGARKAYEALREEGRLSAGRGVRVALLGNRGTRKLSCSQDPTEEESEDPEDEKMSAKKPNRKAKRYPYTLEDSALYSSSESDFAPASPKPNRRVTRPKALYGSPLTIPLVSSYRSDPYSNPLVSPLGSPLLPRKLFVAGHTPSPLVTPEFSGSPLSSGPGSFGRSKYSGDCSQDSAIAGSPWVWRRKTAAQAFFPEKFYPHSPGQLKRPWALVEVVRQPTGPDGSRGFYNHFRGGKTVATTLTSQTF from the exons ATGTTCTCAGGGTCGGAAAGAGATGTCCTGTGCGCCGGGATGAACAGCTCCGAACTCTTCAAGCCACACTTATTTCCCGAGGACGGGTTATACGACAGCATGGATGG AAGTTCCACTGAACTAACCGACATGTTTGAAGAAGATTGCCATGAAGGTGAAGCCTGGAGTCTACCAGTTGCAGATTTGCAGCATAAAATTACAGCTCAGTTGGAGAGCTACCTTTCCAATGAGAATTTGGCTGAGGATGCCTTCCTCCTTAAACACGTACAGAGAAACAGGATGGGTTATGTTAGCCTTAAATTGCTAACTTCTTTTAAAAAG TCTTTTCATGTGCTACAGATTCGGGAGCTGACACGAGATTGGCGCATCACCCTAGCAGCAGCCCGAAGCTCACAGCTGCTGGAGGTGAACGAGGAGGGGACAAAGGTGTGCCGGAAGGAGCCTGTGCCAAATTGGCTGCTGTGTATTCCCACCACTAAATTGCTGTTGGCCTGGAACCTGCTGGGTGAACACTCTGCTGAGGAGTCCAGTCGTGGGGTGGAGCAGCAGGGCCTGATGGAGACTGCCATGAAGCTTTTTGCCTGCTACGGAACCATCTCCTCCCTCCGCATCCTGCGTCCTGGCAAGGAGTTGCCTGCAGAGCTGAGAAGATACAGCAGTAAACACTTTGAGCTTGGTCGCAAACTCTGCGCAGTGGTGGAGTATGAATATTTGGAAGGGGCCCGTAAGGCTTACGAGGCCCTGCGGGAAGAGGGCCGGTTGAGCGCAGGGAGAGGAGTGCGAGTGGCTCTCCTAGGTAACCGGGGCACACGGAAGCTGAGCTGCAGCCAGGACCCCACAGAAGAGGAGTCTGAGGACCCTGAGGACGAGAAGATGTCTGCCAAAAAGCCAAACCGAAAGGCTAAACGCTACCCATACACCTTGGAGGATTCTGCTCTCTACAGCTCCTCAGAATCAGACTTTGCCCCGGCCTCACCTAAACCAAACCGCAGGGTCACCCGGCCAAAGGCTCTATATGGCAGCCCCCTTACCATCCCACTAGTGTCCTCATATCGCTCAGATCCTTACAGCAATCCCTTGGTTAGTCCCCTGGGAAGCCCACTCCTACCCCGCAAGCTGTTTGTGGCTGGCCACACTCCCTCTCCACTAGTTACGCCAGAGTTCAGTGGCAGTCCTTTGTCAAGTGGCCCTGGTAGCTTCGGTAGGAGCAAGTACTCAGGAGACTGCTCCCAGGACAGTGCCATTGCAGGGAGCCCTTGGGTCTGGCGCCGAAAGACTGCTGCCCAAGCTTTCTTCCCTGAAAAATTCTACCCCCACTCACCCGGACAGCTGAAGAGGCCCTGGGCATTGGTGGAAGTGGTGCGGCAACCAACTGGACCTGATGGCTCTAGGGGCTTCTACAACCATtttagagggggaaaaactgttGCGACCACACTGACGTCTCAAACTTTTTAG
- the vmac gene encoding vimentin-type intermediate filament-associated coiled-coil protein: MSLPSPVQIKEANAHLVAVHRRVAELEQRLEAAENTVREQAESLIRKDEQLRAATQEIAEVKDREIAYLHEKLCKSEETIQKFQNVVKERDVLIGQLRHRCQLLDNICKSRPLLDSMLSHMAEAERLGPVIGATEAISLSLTDGDSNCSPSRIGNHKDFSLSEDDMDDQDVDDIVFGTTV; the protein is encoded by the exons ATGTCCTTGCCGTCCCCGGTGCAGATCAAGGAGGCGAACGCGCACCTGGTCGCCGTGCACAGGCGGGTGGCAGAGCTTGAACAGCGCCTGGAGGCTGCGGAGAACACTGTGCGGGAGCAAGCGGAGAGCCTTATCCGAAAAGACGAGCAACTCAGGGCTGCTACACAGGAAATTGCGGAGGTCAAGGATAG ggaGATTGCCTATCTGCATGAGAAGTTGTGTAAATCGGAGGAAACCATTCAGAAGTTCCAGAACGTGGTGAAAGAAAGGGATGTCTTGATTGGGCAGCTGCGACACCGCTGCCAACTGCTGGACAATATCTGTAAGAGCCGGCCCTTGCTGGACAGCATGCTGTCGCACATGGCTGAGGCAGAACGATTGGGCCCAGTCATCGGTGCTACTGAGGCCATCAGTTTATCCCTCACTGACGGGGACTCAAACTGCAGTCCCAGCCGCATTGGCAACCACAAGGACTTTTCCCTCAGCGAGGATGACATGGATGACCAAGATGTAGATGATATTGTATTTGGAACTACCGTGTAA